One Benincasa hispida cultivar B227 chromosome 5, ASM972705v1, whole genome shotgun sequence genomic window carries:
- the LOC120077288 gene encoding uncharacterized protein LOC120077288: MSTVKEIMESLHEIFGQSSFSLRHDAIKYVHDCCMKEGVSVRELVLDMMVYFNVAEVNSAITDEKSQVGFILESLLKSFLQFCMNALMNKIKFNLTMFINELQAYHTMMRAKGLEPENFPQKTKHPDTGPKAYVYTKMDPKDISRILQKYIHINITYM, from the exons ATGAGTACTGTCAAGGAGATCATGGAATCTCTGCATGAGATATTTGGACAATCGTCCTtctccctgaggcatgatgcaaTCAAATATGTTCATGACTGTTGTATGAAAGAAGGGGTCTCTGTTAGAGAActtgtcctggacatgatggtttATTTCAACGTGGCAGAAGTAAACAGTGCTATCACTgatgagaagagtcaagttggttttattcttgaatctcttCTGAAAAGTTTCTTGCAGTTCTGTATGAATGcactgatgaataaaataaagtttaactTGACTATGTTTATCAATGAGCTTCAGGCTTACCATACCATGATGAGAGCAAAAGGACTAGAACCAgag AATTTCCCTCAAAAGACTAAACACCCTGATACAGGGCCCAAAGCCTATGTGTACACCAAAATGGATCCCAAAGACATATCTCGTATACTACAAAAATACATTCACATTAACATAACATACATGTAA